The sequence below is a genomic window from Microbacterium sp. cx-55.
CCGCCCAGGATGTTCCACAATTATCGCCGCCCGCAACCCATCCCCGCCGCCCGCGCCTCGCCCCGCCGAGGCGGAGACGAGACGCGGGCGGCGGAACGCGGGCTCAGCCGGCGGCGACGGCGACCTCGTTCGGCTGCACGTCGAGCGTGGTCGTCGCGACGATCTCGCCGGTCGTGAGGTTCACGGCGTGCACCGCGTTCGCGGCGGGCTCGGTGACGTAGGCGATGTCGCCCGACACGACGATGGCCGGATGCGGATCCTGCCATTCGACCGGACCCTCCCAGGCGCCGATCACCGGGTACTCTGCGGTCAGGTCGCCGGTGGCCGGGTCGAGCACGTGGATCGCCCCGTCGGTGCCGAGGACGTAAGCGAGGTCGCCCGGGCCGCGGGCGATATCGCGGAAGGTGTATTCGACGCCCTCCGGCAGCGGCACGACGTCGAGGGTCTTCGCTTCCGTGTCGATCAGCGTGACGCGAGAGAGCAGGTAGCCCTCCGCATCCGGGTCGTCCTTGTAGTCGCCGACGACGAGCGGGCTCGTCTCGCTGACGTACGCGTTGCCCATGCGTCCGTAAGGCTGATCGGGTGACGCGAGCTTCGTGATCTCGCCGTCCCGGTAGATCAGTGCGCCGTTCTCGCAGCCGAACACGACGGCTTCGTTGGCGGCCGTGCCCTCGCCGTGCACGCCGGGGCAGTCGGCGCTGGTCGCGAGGACCCTGCCGTCCGCGCCCGTGACGGAGATCCCGGTGCGACCGTCGGCGTTTCCGACGGTCGTCAGAAAGGTGCCGTCCTCGAGCATGACCGAGACGCCGTGGTGCGCCTCGACGCCCGGCACCGTGGTGCTCGGCGGCAGCACGTCGTCGGCGTTCGCGAAATCGGACGTGTCGACGATCGTCGTGTCGCTCGTGCCGTCGGCGTACATGAGCGTCTTGCCGCCGTGACGCACGACGTGTCCGGGCGCCTCGGCGGCGAAGATCTGATCGGTGAACGACGGGGCGGATGCGGCCGCCGCGCCCGTATCGAGCACCTGGAACCCCTCGCTCATCGTCACGAGAACGTGACTGCCGTCGCCGGCGGCGCTCAGCCGGGTGAACTCCTCGGACGGCAGATCGGCGACGGTGTCGAGGCTCGCACCGTCGAGCACGAGGATGCCGCCGGCGTAGCTGATCGCGAGACGTTCGACGCCGGCCGACGCATCCGCCGATGCGCTGTCGGTGGAGGTGCCGGATGCGGGGGAGCACGCGGCGAGTGCCGCGACGGCCGTGAGGCTCAGCGCGATCAGGCCCGCGCGGGCCAGGGGGGTGCGATGCATGGAGGGTGTGCTTCTCTCTCTCGGGGTGGCACCGACCCGGTGGGCCGGTGGCCGGGCTCAGGGGGAGAGCCCGGTGGCGATGCGCTCGGTGTTGACGCGCATCATGGTCAGGTAGTCGGGTGCACCGCCGTCGGCGTCGGTCAGTGACTCGGTGAAGAGCTCGACGACGGAGATGTGCACATCGGCCTCCTCCGCGAGAGCGCGGACGAGGCGGTCGGGCGACGAGGATTCGGCGAACACGGTCGTGACGCCCGCGTCTTCCACGGCCGACACGAGATCGGCGAGGTCGGACGCACTCGGCGCCGCGAGCGTCCTGCCGCCGGGGATCACCGTGCCGACGATCCGGAACCCGAACCGATCGGCGAGGTAGCCGAACACGTGATGGTTCGTCACGAGCGCCCGCCGTTCCGGGGGGATCCCGGCGAACGCCGTGGTCATCTCCGCGTCCAGTGCGGTGAGCTCAGCGCGGTAGGTCGCGACGGCGGCGGCGACCGCATCCGCATCCATCCCGTCGATCGCGATGAGGCGCGGTTCGAGCGCGTCGACGACGGCGATCATGCGTGCCGGGTCGGTCCAGAAGTGCGGGTCGGGGGTGCCCGCCGCATCTCCCGACGCGTACGGGAGCACCTCGATCGCGTCGCCGGCGATGAATGACTCGACACCGGATGCGGCCGCGCCATCGAGGTGCTGCTGCAACCCCTCCTCAAGCCCGAGGCCGTTCGACACGACCAGATCCGCGCTCTGCAGCCGCGCCGCCTCCTGTGCGGAGATCTCGAACGAGTGCGGATCGGCGTTCGGCTTCATGAGCGTGACGACCT
It includes:
- the aztD gene encoding zinc metallochaperone AztD; amino-acid sequence: MHRTPLARAGLIALSLTAVAALAACSPASGTSTDSASADASAGVERLAISYAGGILVLDGASLDTVADLPSEEFTRLSAAGDGSHVLVTMSEGFQVLDTGAAAASAPSFTDQIFAAEAPGHVVRHGGKTLMYADGTSDTTIVDTSDFANADDVLPPSTTVPGVEAHHGVSVMLEDGTFLTTVGNADGRTGISVTGADGRVLATSADCPGVHGEGTAANEAVVFGCENGALIYRDGEITKLASPDQPYGRMGNAYVSETSPLVVGDYKDDPDAEGYLLSRVTLIDTEAKTLDVVPLPEGVEYTFRDIARGPGDLAYVLGTDGAIHVLDPATGDLTAEYPVIGAWEGPVEWQDPHPAIVVSGDIAYVTEPAANAVHAVNLTTGEIVATTTLDVQPNEVAVAAG
- the aztC gene encoding zinc ABC transporter substrate-binding protein AztC, with translation MSTTRLLRSVGALAALAVIALTGCAAGSASDDRPLIVVSTNIMGDVVAELVGDDAQVVTLMKPNADPHSFEISAQEAARLQSADLVVSNGLGLEEGLQQHLDGAAASGVESFIAGDAIEVLPYASGDAAGTPDPHFWTDPARMIAVVDALEPRLIAIDGMDADAVAAAVATYRAELTALDAEMTTAFAGIPPERRALVTNHHVFGYLADRFGFRIVGTVIPGGRTLAAPSASDLADLVSAVEDAGVTTVFAESSSPDRLVRALAEEADVHISVVELFTESLTDADGGAPDYLTMMRVNTERIATGLSP